The DNA sequence CCCCGGCACCGTCGACGCCGCCGAGGTCGGGCGCGAGCACCTGCGCGACACCGTCGCCGACCTCCTCGCCAAGTCGGAGATCATCAGCACGGCGGTCGCCGACAACGTGCTGGCGATCGTGGGCGCCAACTACCGCCTCCAGGAGGGTCGGGTCATCCCCGACGTCGTCCTCGGCCTGGCCGAACCGGCCGCCGAGCCAGAGCCCGCGCACTGAGCGCGGGCATCAGAAAGGAAGAACACACCGTGGTGGACACCCAGGCGGACTCCGAGTTCCGCATCGAGCACGACACGATGGGCGAGGTGCGCGTCCCGAAGGACGCGCTCTACAGCGCGCAGACGCAGCGCGCCGTCGAGAACTTCCCCATCTCGGGGTCGGTGCTCGAGCCGGCCCAGATCGCCGCGCTGGCGCGCATCAAGAAGTCCGCGGCGCTCGCCAACGCGCGCCTCGGCGTGCTCGACCAGGACGTCGCCGAGGCGATCGCCGCCGCGGCCGACGAGGTCGTGACCGGTCGCTACAACGGCGAGTTCCCGATCGACGTGTACCAGACCGGGTCCGGCACCTCCTCGAACATGAACATGAACGAGGTCCTGGCGACGCTGGCATCGCGGCGGCTGGGCCGGCCGGTCCACCCGAACGACCAGGTCAACGCCTCGCAGTCGTCGAACGACGTGTTCCCGACCTCGGTGCACATCGCCGTCACCGGTGCGCTCATCGACGACCTCATCCCCGCGCTCGACCACCTCGCCGTGGCCCTCGAGGAGAAGGCGGAGCTCTGGGCGACCGCGGTCAAGAGCGGTCGCACCCACCTGATGGACGCCACGCCGGTCACGCTCGGCCAGGAGTTCGGCGGCTACGCGGCCCAGATCCGCTACGGCATCGAGCGCGTGCAGGCGGCCCTCACGCGCGTGGCCGAGGTCCCGCTCGGCGGAACCGCCGTCGGCACCGGCATCAACACCCCGCTCGGTTTCCCGCAGCTGGTGATCGAGCTCCTCCGCGCCGAGACCGAGCTGCCGATCACCGAGGCCCGCAACCACTTCGAGGCGCAGGCCAACCGCGACGCCCTGGTCGAGACCTCGGGCGCGCTCCGGACGATCGCCGTGTCGCTCACGAAGATCTCCAACGACCTGCGCTGGATGGGCTCGGGACCGAACACGGGCCTCGGCGAGCTCCACATCCCCGACCTGCAGCCGGGGTCCTCCATCATGCCGGGCAAGGTCAACCCGGTCATCCCGGAGGCCGTCCTCATGGTCGCCGCTCGGGTCGTCGGCAACGACGCGACCATCGCCTGGAGCGGCGCCTCCGGCCTGTTCGAGCTCAACGTGGCCATCCCGGTCATGGGCACCGCCCTGCTCGAGTCGGTCCGGCTGCTCACCCAGGCGAGCCGCGTGCTGGCCGACAAGACGGTCAGGGGCCTGGAGGCGAACCTCGAGCGGGCGCGCGCCCTCGCCGAGTCGAGCCCCTCCATCGTGACGCCCCTCAACCGTGTCATCGGCTACGAGGCCGCGGCGAAGGTCGCGAAGCACTCCGTGGCGAACGGCATGACGGTACGCGAGGCGGTGATCGACCTCGGCTTCGTCGAGCGCGGAGAGGTCACGCTCGAGCAGCTGGACAAGGCCCTCGACGTCCTCACCATGACGCACCCGGGCTGACCCGGCACCCGCGAACGCCTGCCAGGAGCGCCCCGGATCTTCCGATTCGGGGCGCTTCTTCGTGTGCCTGCCGGCATCGGAGGGGTGCAAGGCCGCGTAGCGGCGAGTCGTCGGGAAAGGGAGGAGTTCTCGAGCACGGGGACTCGAGAACTCCTCCCTTTCCGACACTGCAGCGGAGCAGGGCGCTAGGCCAGCTCGTTGCCCTCCAGCATCTCGGTGACCAGGGCCGCGATGGCGGAGCGCTCCGACCGCGTCAGGGTGATGTGGGCGAACAGCGGGTGACCCTTGAGCGTCTCGATGACGCTCGCGACGCCGTCGTGCCGCCCGACGCGGAGGTTGTCGCGCTGTGCGACGTCGTGCGTGAGGACCACTCGCGAGTTCTGGCCGATACGGCTGAGCACCGTGAGCAGCACGTTCCGTTCGAGCGACTGCGCCTCGTCGACGATCACGAAGGCGTCGTGGAGGGACCGCCCGCGGATGTGCGTCAGCGGGAGCACCTCGAGCATCCCCCGCTCGACGACCTCGTCGAGGACGTTCTGCGACACGAGCGCGCCGAGCGTGTCGAACACGGCCTGGCCCCACGGGTTCATCTTCTCGCCCTGGTCGCCGGGCAGGTAGCCGAGCTCCTGGCCGCCGACCGCGTAGAGGGGGCGGAAGACCATGATCTTCTTGTGCTGCTGCCGCTCGAGCACCGCCTCCAGGCCCGCGCACAGTGCGAGCGCCGATTTGCCCGTCCCGGCGCGGCCGCCGAGCGACAGGATGCCGATCTCCGGGTCGAGCAGGAGGTCGATGGCGAGCCGCTGCTCGGCCGACCGGCCGTGGAGGCCGAAGACGTCGCGGTCGCCGCGCACGAGCTTGACCTCGCGGTCGGCGACGACGCGCCCGAGGGCGGAGCCACGGTCGGAGTGGATGATGAGCCCGGTGTTCACCGGCATGCCCGCGACCAGGTCGCTGCGCATCCACTCGCTCTCGTACAGTCCGGCCATCTGGTCGCTGCCGAGCGTCACCTCCGCGAGCCCGGTCCAGCCGGAGTCGACCACCTGTTCGTGGCGGTACTCCTCGGCGGCGAGACCGATCGACGCGGCCTTGACGCGCATCGGGAGATCTTTGGAGACGACGGTGACGTCGAGTCCGTCGGCGGCGAGGTTGAGCGCGACGGCGAGGATGCGGGAGTCGTTGTCGCCGAGCTGCATGCCGCTCGGAAGGACGGACATGTTCGAGTGGTTGAGCTCCACCCGGAGGGAGCCGCCGTCGCCGACCGGGATCGGGAAGTCGAGGCGCTCGTGCTGCACCCGGAGATCGTCGAGGTTGCGCAGCGCCTGCCGCGCGAAGTACCCGATCTCGGGGTCGTTCCGCTTGCCCTCGAGCTCGCTGACCACGACGACCGGGATCACGACAGCATGCTCGGCGAACCGGAAGATCGCCTTCGGATCGGACAGCAGGACGGACGTGTCGAGCACGTATGTGCGCTCGAGCGTCCCCGTCGTACCGGGTGCCGATGCGTCCTGTCGGGTTGCTGATTCAGCCACGACCACTCCCACCCCGCCGCTCCCTCGGGAGCTGAGCGGATCACAATGGCGAGCCGGCCGCTGGGTCTCGAAACGAACTTATGTGGCCGTCTCGATCGGGCGCCGTGCCCGATGAGTCGACGCTACGCCCGGCCACCGACACGCAGCACCGCCGTGGCCGCGTGTCGTGTTTCGGGGAGGTGAACAATCGCCCCCAGTTGTGGGAGCTTGCGGACGCCCGCCGCGGGCTCAGGTGGCCGATGCGAAGGACGTGAAGGCTGCGCGCAGCATGTCGAACGTCTCCTCGCCCGTCCCCGCGTGGGCGCTGATCCGGACAGTCGTGGATCTCACCGACGCGGTCACGCCGTGGTTGAACAGGGAGGCGGCGAGCACCGTCAGTTCCTCGGGCTGCGGCTCGAGGACGACGATCCCGGCGCGCTCCGCCTGATCCCGCGAGGAGGCGACCGGTACGGCGAACTCGTCCGCCAGGTCGAGCACGCGCTCGACGCTGTCGGAGACCGCATCGGCGATGGCTGCCACGCCGACCTCGACGATCTCCTCGAGCGCCGCGGCGAAGCGCGCCTCCGCGACCGGGTCCGGATTGGAGATCGAGAACGCCGCGGCGCCGCGGACCGGATCCCGGACCTCGTCCCACGGCTGCTCGGCGCCCGACCCGGTCCACCCGCTGAAGACCGGGGTCAGGTGGTCGATGGCACGCTCGCTCAGCGCGAGGAAGCCCGTGCCCCAGCCCGCCCGGGTCCACTTCTGGCCGCCCGATACGACCACGTCGGCGACCTCGTACGGCGCATCCACGACGCCGAAGCCCTGGATCGCGTCGACGATGAGAAGGCGGTCGCCGATCACCTGACGGATGCCGTCGATGTCGGCGAGGTAGCCGGTCCGCGAGTCGACGAGGCTCACCATCACGGCGGCCGTGCTCGAGGTGAGCTGATCCCTGATGCGCGACGGCGTCACCTTCCCGTCGTCGGTCTCGAGCCAGACCGGCGTCACCACCCGAAGGGCATGGGAGGCGCGCTCGGCCGCGTAGGTGACGCTGGGGAACTCAGCGAGCGAGAGCAGCACCTCCCCTCCCGTCAGCCCGAATGCGGCGTGCATGAGTCCGCTGGAGGCGTTCGGCTGGAACACGATCTGATCGGGGGCGAACCCCGTCAGTGCGCCGACGGCGTCGCGCACTCGCTCGTCCTCGGAGCGCATGCGCTCGATGGTGCCGAATCGGGCGCGAGCGAGCGTCTCGTACTGCGCTGAGATCTCGGCGCGCACGGTCGCCGAGATCGGCCCCACCCGGCCGTAGTCGAGGTAGCCGGGTTCCTCGCCGAAGCCGCTGAGGTACTGGTCGAGCGTCGTCACCGCACCATTCTGTCAGGGGCGCAGGGTGCGTCAGCCGCCGTACCGGCGCTGCCGCCGCGAGTAGTCGCGGACCGCCCGCAGGAAGTCGACCTCGCGGAGGTCGGGACCGAGCGCCTCCACGAAGTAGAACTCGCTGTGCGCACTCTGCCACAGCATGAAGTCGCTGAGGCGCTGCTCGCCGGAGGTGCGGATCACCAGGTCGGGGTCGGGCTGGCCGCCGGTGTACAGGTGCTCGCCGATGAGGTCGGGGGTGAGGAGGTCGGCGAGCGTCTCGAGGCTGCCGCCCTCGGCGTGATGCGCGGCGACGATGCTGCGCATCGCGTCGGTGATCTCCTTGCGGCCCCCGTACCCGACGGCGAGGTTGATGTGCATCCCGGTGTGCCCGGCGGTGCGCGCCTCCGCCTCGCCGAGCGCCCGGACGAGCGTCTCGGGGAGCCCGGCGGTCGAGCCGACGTGCTTGACCCTCCAGTCGCCGGCGTGCGAGAGGTCCTCGGCGAGCTGCGCGATGATCTCGATGAGGTCGTCGAGCTCCGAGCTGTCGCGGTTGGTGAGATTGTCCGACGACAGCAGGTAGAGGGTCACGACCGCGATGCCCAGCTCGTCGCACCACTCGAGGAACTCGCGCATCTTCGCGGCACCGGCGCGGTGACCGTGGGCGACCGTGGTGAGGCCGGCCTGCCGCGCCCACCGGCGGTTGCCGTCGATGATCATGGCGACATGACGCGGGAGCGCGTCGCGGTTGAGATCGCGCTTCAGCCGCTTCTGGTAGAGCCCGTACAGCAGCCCGCGACCCGGCTCGCGCTTGTTCTGCGAGGTGCCGGCGTCGCCTGCTCCGGATCCGTCGCGTCTGCTCACGCTGCTACGTTAGCGCGGCCTTCCCGGACGCGGCTCACAGGCGCCGGACACCCGTCTCCCCTTACGCTTGGTCCATGGCGCCGCGAGACACCCCCGACCCCCGCGATCTCCGTTTCCGCGAGGGCGAAGACGTCGGCGAGCTCCTCCAGGAGCCGGCCGCGGAGCTCGACGGGGCGGATCGGGCCGTGCAGGCCGACGAGCGGGAGGCGCGCACCACCGGTCCGGAGATCCCCAACATCCCGCTGCTCGACGCCTCCCTCGCGAACCCCGCCGACGTCAAGCCGACCTGGCGCGGCTGGATCCACGCGGGCACCTTCCCGGCCACCATCGTGGCGGGCATCGTCCTCATCTGCCTGGCTCACGGCGCCCCCGCCAAGTGGGCGTCGGCGGTCTTCATGCTGACCTCGATGCTGCTGTTCGGAAACTCGGCGCTGTACCACCGCTTCAACTGGAAACCGCGCACGAAGATCGTCCTGAAGCGCATCGACCACGCGAACATCTTCCTGCTCATCGCCGGGACGTACACCCCGCTCGCCGTCCTCGCGCTGCCGCCGGAGAAGGGCGTGCTGCTGCTGTCGCTCGTCTGGGCCGGCGCCCTCGTCGGCATCGGGTTCCGCGTCTTCTGGATCCACGCGCCGCGATGGCTGTACGTCCCGCTCTACGTGCTCCTCGGCTGGGCGGCGATGATGGACATCGTCGACCTCGTGCACGCCAACGCCGCGATGATGGTGCTCGTGATCGTGGGCGGCGTGCTCTACACGATCGGCGCGGTGATCTACGGCATGAAGCGGCCGAATCCGTTCCCCGGCCGGTTCGGGTTCCACGAGATCTTCCACACGCTGACCGTGCTGGCGTTCCTGTGCCACTGGACGGCCACCCTGCTGATCGCCCTGCACCCCGCCTACAACGCGGGCTAGGAGCCGCGCCGGTCAGGAGCCCCCGCGCGTCAGGAGCTCGGGCGATCACCCGGCGAGCCCGCGTCGCCGTCGGCCGCGGCCTGTTCGGCGTCGAGCTTCTCGGCCACCTCGGCCCGGTAGCGGACGCGCCGGATCCGCCGCACCATGTCCAGCACGAGCAGGACGACGACGACGGCCAGCAGGAAGGTGATGACGAACCCCACGACGCCGGGCGTCACCTGGTCGTCGCTCGGCGCCCCGGTCGGGGTGGGCGCCGGGGTGGCGGCAAGCCGCACCGAGAGGTCCAGGAGGGCGTGACCGATCATCGGTGCGCCTCCCGTCGGGCGAACGGCTCGGTCCGGGCCATGGTGCGAGTCCACCTCCGCGTCGGGGCTGCGGGCCCGCGGCGGCGGGATTCACAGCTTTCTCTCTTAGTCTGGATCCCAGCCTACCGTCGCTCCCGACGGGGCCCCTCGACCCACCCACTCCCGGCGGAAGGCGGACCGGCACGCCATGGCGGTGCACGAATGACGGCGACCCGATCCCTCGATTCCCGCTACGGCCGCACCCCCGCGAGGCGCCGGCGCGACCGATGGCTGCTCGCCGGGGGCGCCGTGGCGGTGCTCGCCGTCGTCGTCGCCTGGGTTTTCTGGGCCGGCTGGGACAACAACCAGGCCGACCTCGAGACGACCGACACCGCCTACGTCATCCCCGACGCGCACCACGTGAAGATCAGTTTCACCATCAACGCGCCTCCGGGAACCCCCGTCACCTGCGCGCTGCAGGCGCTGAACGAGTCGTTCGCGATCGTGGGCTGGCGCATCGTCGAGTACCCGGGCGCCGACAGCCGGGTCACCACGCACACCGAGACGATCCGGACGATCGCGCAGCCGAACACGGGTTTGATTAACACCTGCTGGCTGACCTAGCATTATGCGGATACGCCCCGGCCTGAGGCCGGGGCGTCGACTTTACCACCGGCCCGTCACCCGGGTGACCGGACCGGCCGATCCGCCGAGGCGGCACCGCGCCGCAGGCGCAAAGGAGTTCATCATGTCCCAGGAGTCGCAGGTCACGTTTCTGACCCAGGACGCGTACGACCGGCTGTCCGCCGAACTGGAGGAGCTCAGCGGCAACGGCCGCACCGAGATCGCGAAGCGCATCGAGGCGGCCCGCGAGGAGGGCGACCTCAAGGAGAACGGCGGCTACCACGCCGCCAAGGAGGAGCAGGGCAAGATCGAGGCGCGCATCGTGCAGCTCACCACCCTGCTGCGCCACGCCCAGGTCGGCGCCGCTCCCGAGAGCCACGGCGTGGTCGAGCCCGGCACCGTCATCACGGCGACGATCGCCGGCGACGAGAGCGTCTTCCTCATCGGCAGCCGCGAGATCGCGGCCGGCACCGACCTCCCCGTCTACAGCGAGGCCAGCCCGCTCGGCGCCGCGATCCTCGGGCTCAAGGTCGGCGACAAGACCGAGTACACCGCGCCCAACGGTCGTCAGATCGCTGTGGAGATCTCCAAGGTCGACACGTTCGTCGGCTGAGCCTCCCCGACATCGCGACCGGACGGGTCGGCGCTTCGGCGCCGGCCCGTCTCGTCGTCCGGCTCAGTCGTCGTCGACGACCGGGTCGTACCCGGCCGCCCGCAGCGCACTGATCACCTGCTGACGATGCTCCGTGCCCCGGGTCTCGACGCTCACGTCGAGCTCGACCTGGCTGAGCTGCATGCCGCGCCCGTGGCGGGTGTGGAGCACCTCCACGACGTTCGCATTCACGCCCGCGAGCAGCTCGGCGATCCGGGCGAGCTGCCCCGGCCGGTCGGGCAGCATGATCGTGAGTTTGAGGTAGCGGTCGGAGGCGGCGAGGCCCTGGCCGATGATGCGCTGCATCAGGAGGGGGTCGATGTTGCCGCCGGAGAGGATGGCCACGGTGGTGCCGTCGGCCGGCACGAGGCCCGCGAGGATTGCCGCCACGCCGGCGGCGCCCGCGGGCTCGACCACGAGCTTCGCGCGCTCGAGGAGAACCAGGAGGGCGCGGGCGATGTCGTCCTCGCTGACGGTGACGACCGTGTCGACCGCGTCGCGGATGATCTCGAAGTTCAGCGCGCCCGGACGGCTCACCGCGATGCCGTCGGCGATCGTGCCCGTGATCGCGATGTCGGTGGGTGCTCCCGCCGCCAGCGACGGAGGGTAGGCGGCCGCGTTCGCCGCCTGCACGCCGATGACCCGGACGGACCGGCCCTCGCGCGCCGCTCGCTGCTTGATCGCGCTGGAGACGCCCGAGATGAGGCCACCGCCTCCGATGGGCACGACGACGGTCGCCACGTCAGGGACCTCGTCGAGGATCTCGAGGCCCAGCGTGCCCTGGCCGGCGATGACATCGGGGTGGTCGAAGGGAGGGATGAGAACGGCGCCGGTCTCGGCGGCGAAGTCGGCTGCCGCGCGGAGCGTCTCGTCGACGATCGAGCCGCTCAGCACCACGTCGGCCCCGTACGCCCGGGTCGCCTGGAACTTCGGGATCGCGACACCGACCGGCATGAAGATGGTGGCGTGGATGCCGAGCTCGCGCGCCGCGAAGGCGACCCCCTGGGCGTGGTTGCCCGCCGACGCGGCGACGACCCCGCGCTCGCGTTCCTCGGCGGTCAGCCGCGACATCCGGTGGTAGGCGCCGCGGATCTTGTACGACCCGGTCCGCTGGAGGTTCTCGCACTTCAAGAGCACCGGCGCTCCGAGCACGTCGGCGAGGAACCTTGAGGACTCCATGGGCGTCGGCTGAGCGACCCGGGCCACGATCCCGCGCGCGGCCTCGAAGTCGTCGAGGCTGGGCCCGGCGAACGGGGTGCGCGTGTGCGGGGTCACGGAAGCCACCCGCTCAGCCTACTCGCGGACGTATGCCGGGGCGTGTATGACGTCGGCCGCCGCGCTCCGCTCGCTCCGGCGTCAGCGGTGCTGGTCGCCGGGGTGCCGCCGGACGCCGCGCGGGACCGTCTCCCAGATCGCCCCGGGCGGTGGTGCCCACTGCTGCTCGGGCGCGGTGCGCCACTTCCCTGAGGACACGTAGTGCACCATCACGTTGAGCACGGCCACGAACGGCACGGCGAAGAGCGCGCCCGGGATGCCCGCGAGAAGGGAGCCCGCGGCCACCGAGAGCACGACCGCGAGCGGGTGGACCTTGACCGCCGTCCCCATGATGAGCGGCTGGAGGACATGCCCCTCCAGCTGCTGCACCGCCAGGACGCCGGCGAGCATGATGAGCGCGAACACCCAGCCCTTGAAGACGAGGGCGATGATCACCGCGAGCGCGCCGGTCACGACGGCGCCGACGACGGGGATGAACGAGCCGAGGAAGACGAGCACCGCGATCGGCCCGACGAGCGGGAGGCCCAGGAAGAACGCGACGAGGCCGATGCCGACCGCGTCGATGAACGCGACGAGCACCTGCACCTTGGCGAAGTTCCGGAGGGTCACCCAGCCGGCGCGACCGGCACCGTCGACCGCGGCGCGCGCCCGGCGCGGGAAGACCCGGACGATCCAGGCCCAGATCCCCTTGCCGTCGATGAGGATGAACAGCACGCTGAACAGCGTCAGCAGGGCCCCGGTGAGCACGTGCCCGACCGTCGACCCCACCGACAGGGCGCCCGAGATGAACACCTGGCTGTCCTGCTGGATCGACTGCCCGAGCGAGGCGAACGCCTGGTCGAGTTGCTCCTGCGTCAGGCCGATCGGCCCGGTCACCAGCCACTCGCGGAACCCGGTGAAGGCCGCAACGGACTGCTGCTGCAGCTCGGCGCTCTGCCGGGTCACCTGCCAGACCGCGACGTAGAACAGGCCGCCGACGATGACGAGGAGCGTGACCAGCACGGTGACGATGGCGAGCCACGCCGGCCAGCGGTGGCGGGTGAGGAAGTCCTTGAACGGGACGAGGAGCGCCGCGAGGAGCACCGCGACGAGCACGGGGATGACGATCAGCCGGAGCTGGACGATGAGGAACACGACGACGGCGATCGCAGCGCCGATCACGAGGAGCCGCCAGGACCACGCGCTCGCCAGCCGCACGCCCCGCGGGAGGGAAGCATCGATCGGCTCGACCGGCTCGCCGAGGTCGCGGCGGCGGCGCGGGAACCACGCGCGGGCGGAGGCTCGTCCGGGGGTGGTCTCGGCTGCAGAGGGGGTGGGCGCCGGCGCGCCGGGGCGCTCGAAGTCGGACATGCCGACAGTGTAGGGGCGGGCGCGCGGCGGGTCGTCGGACCGGAGGACGATTCCCGCGATCCCTCAGCCGGTGCGCCTCCTGGTCAGAGCTTGATCACGAGCGGCGGGTACTCGATGGAGGTGCTGAACCACTGCCAGGAACCGCCTCCCTTCTGCTGGACCGAGACCCAGGTGGTCTGGCCGGCGGGGACGCCGCGCAGGGCGACGACCACCGAGACGGTGCCCGACACGGTCCGGTTGCCTGTACCCGCTGCGCTCGTCCCCGGTCCTCCCGTGTAGGCGGCGACGGCCAGGTCGACACCGCCGGAGGTCGCGATGTGGAAGGAGACGATGTACGTCCCGGTGGCCGTGATCCCGTAGGCGGACGGGGTGAAGTGCACCGAGACGCCGGGGCCTCCGGCGAGCGTGTCGCGATAGCTGAATCCGGCGTACGGGGTGCCGGTGGTGTCGGTCTGGAGGATGTCCGGCGCGAGGAGGGTCAGGTTGGTGCGTCCCTCCCCCACCGTGTGGACGGGGCTGATCGTGTCGATCGGCCGGAACCAGGGGAAGGTGATGACGTCGTCCACCGTCAGGCGGGTGGCGACATCCGAGAGGGCGAGGGTCTTGTCGAACGTGGAGGGGTCGATGACGTCGGTGTGCTCGGCGTCCGCCCCCGAGAACTCGGTGGACATGCGCGCACTCTAGCCGTCGGGGGTGCCCGCGGGGAGGCTCGATCCGGCGCACCGCGACCGGTGCGGTCAGTCTCGAGCCGGATCGACCGCCGGAGTCACGGCCACCGGCGCACCGCCCACGGCGAGCCGGACCCTCTCCCCCGCCTGCGGCCGTTCGCGCGCGCCGTGCTGGAGCGACAGCTCGGTGCCGTCGTCGAGCCGCACACGGGTGCTGCGGTGCGCCCCGAGGAAGCTGGAGGTGACGACCGTAGCGGAGACGCCCTCTGCGGCGATCAGGACGTCCTCCGGCCGCAGATAGGCGGTGACCGGACCCTCCGGTGCCGCAGAGGCGAGCGGCACCGTCGTCCCCAGCGCGCGGAGCGACCCTGCGACGACGGTGCCCGGGACGCGGTTGGTGAGCCCGACGAACTCGGCCACGAAGGTCGACGCCGGCCGGTGGTAGAGCTCCTCCGGCGTGCCGATCTGCTCGATCGCCCCCGCCCGCATGACCGCGACGCGGTCGGCGACGGCGAGCGCCTCCTCCTGGTCGTGCGTCACGAAGAAGGTGGTGATGCCGAGCTCCGTCTGCAGGCGGCGGATCTCGTCGCGGAGCTGGACGCGTACCTTCGCGTCGAGCGCGGAGAGCGGCTCGTCGAGGAGGAGGACCCGGGGCTCGGTGACGAGGGCGCGGGCCAGCGCCACGCGCTGCTGCTGGCCCCCGGAGAGCTGGTGGGCGTAGCGGTCGCCGTGCCGGCCGAGACCGACGAGCTCGAGCGCCTCCCGGGCCCTCCGGCGTCGCTCGGCGGACGGGACCTTGCGCATCCGCAGCCCGAACTCGACGTTCTGCGCCGCTGTGAGGTGCGGGAACAGCGAGTAGGACTGGAACACCATGCCGAGGTCGCGCCGGTTCGCGGGCTCGTCGGTGACATCGTGACCGTCGATGACGATGCTGCCCGCGTCGACTC is a window from the Leifsonia sp. AG29 genome containing:
- a CDS encoding class II fumarate hydratase, whose translation is MVDTQADSEFRIEHDTMGEVRVPKDALYSAQTQRAVENFPISGSVLEPAQIAALARIKKSAALANARLGVLDQDVAEAIAAAADEVVTGRYNGEFPIDVYQTGSGTSSNMNMNEVLATLASRRLGRPVHPNDQVNASQSSNDVFPTSVHIAVTGALIDDLIPALDHLAVALEEKAELWATAVKSGRTHLMDATPVTLGQEFGGYAAQIRYGIERVQAALTRVAEVPLGGTAVGTGINTPLGFPQLVIELLRAETELPITEARNHFEAQANRDALVETSGALRTIAVSLTKISNDLRWMGSGPNTGLGELHIPDLQPGSSIMPGKVNPVIPEAVLMVAARVVGNDATIAWSGASGLFELNVAIPVMGTALLESVRLLTQASRVLADKTVRGLEANLERARALAESSPSIVTPLNRVIGYEAAAKVAKHSVANGMTVREAVIDLGFVERGEVTLEQLDKALDVLTMTHPG
- a CDS encoding PhoH family protein; the protein is MAESATRQDASAPGTTGTLERTYVLDTSVLLSDPKAIFRFAEHAVVIPVVVVSELEGKRNDPEIGYFARQALRNLDDLRVQHERLDFPIPVGDGGSLRVELNHSNMSVLPSGMQLGDNDSRILAVALNLAADGLDVTVVSKDLPMRVKAASIGLAAEEYRHEQVVDSGWTGLAEVTLGSDQMAGLYESEWMRSDLVAGMPVNTGLIIHSDRGSALGRVVADREVKLVRGDRDVFGLHGRSAEQRLAIDLLLDPEIGILSLGGRAGTGKSALALCAGLEAVLERQQHKKIMVFRPLYAVGGQELGYLPGDQGEKMNPWGQAVFDTLGALVSQNVLDEVVERGMLEVLPLTHIRGRSLHDAFVIVDEAQSLERNVLLTVLSRIGQNSRVVLTHDVAQRDNLRVGRHDGVASVIETLKGHPLFAHITLTRSERSAIAALVTEMLEGNELA
- the greA gene encoding transcription elongation factor GreA codes for the protein MSQESQVTFLTQDAYDRLSAELEELSGNGRTEIAKRIEAAREEGDLKENGGYHAAKEEQGKIEARIVQLTTLLRHAQVGAAPESHGVVEPGTVITATIAGDESVFLIGSREIAAGTDLPVYSEASPLGAAILGLKVGDKTEYTAPNGRQIAVEISKVDTFVG
- a CDS encoding isoprenyl transferase → MLYGLYQKRLKRDLNRDALPRHVAMIIDGNRRWARQAGLTTVAHGHRAGAAKMREFLEWCDELGIAVVTLYLLSSDNLTNRDSSELDDLIEIIAQLAEDLSHAGDWRVKHVGSTAGLPETLVRALGEAEARTAGHTGMHINLAVGYGGRKEITDAMRSIVAAHHAEGGSLETLADLLTPDLIGEHLYTGGQPDPDLVIRTSGEQRLSDFMLWQSAHSEFYFVEALGPDLREVDFLRAVRDYSRRQRRYGG
- a CDS encoding ABC transporter ATP-binding protein, with product MSALEAPSLHPSRTGSTVELTDLIRDFGGGAGLAGFSLSAAPGEFIALLGPSGCGKTTALRALAGLERVDAGSIVIDGHDVTDEPANRRDLGMVFQSYSLFPHLTAAQNVEFGLRMRKVPSAERRRRAREALELVGLGRHGDRYAHQLSGGQQQRVALARALVTEPRVLLLDEPLSALDAKVRVQLRDEIRRLQTELGITTFFVTHDQEEALAVADRVAVMRAGAIEQIGTPEELYHRPASTFVAEFVGLTNRVPGTVVAGSLRALGTTVPLASAAPEGPVTAYLRPEDVLIAAEGVSATVVTSSFLGAHRSTRVRLDDGTELSLQHGARERPQAGERVRLAVGGAPVAVTPAVDPARD
- the trhA gene encoding PAQR family membrane homeostasis protein TrhA, with the translated sequence MAPRDTPDPRDLRFREGEDVGELLQEPAAELDGADRAVQADEREARTTGPEIPNIPLLDASLANPADVKPTWRGWIHAGTFPATIVAGIVLICLAHGAPAKWASAVFMLTSMLLFGNSALYHRFNWKPRTKIVLKRIDHANIFLLIAGTYTPLAVLALPPEKGVLLLSLVWAGALVGIGFRVFWIHAPRWLYVPLYVLLGWAAMMDIVDLVHANAAMMVLVIVGGVLYTIGAVIYGMKRPNPFPGRFGFHEIFHTLTVLAFLCHWTATLLIALHPAYNAG
- the ilvA gene encoding threonine ammonia-lyase, translating into MASVTPHTRTPFAGPSLDDFEAARGIVARVAQPTPMESSRFLADVLGAPVLLKCENLQRTGSYKIRGAYHRMSRLTAEERERGVVAASAGNHAQGVAFAARELGIHATIFMPVGVAIPKFQATRAYGADVVLSGSIVDETLRAAADFAAETGAVLIPPFDHPDVIAGQGTLGLEILDEVPDVATVVVPIGGGGLISGVSSAIKQRAAREGRSVRVIGVQAANAAAYPPSLAAGAPTDIAITGTIADGIAVSRPGALNFEIIRDAVDTVVTVSEDDIARALLVLLERAKLVVEPAGAAGVAAILAGLVPADGTTVAILSGGNIDPLLMQRIIGQGLAASDRYLKLTIMLPDRPGQLARIAELLAGVNANVVEVLHTRHGRGMQLSQVELDVSVETRGTEHRQQVISALRAAGYDPVVDDD
- a CDS encoding DUF4307 domain-containing protein — encoded protein: MTATRSLDSRYGRTPARRRRDRWLLAGGAVAVLAVVVAWVFWAGWDNNQADLETTDTAYVIPDAHHVKISFTINAPPGTPVTCALQALNESFAIVGWRIVEYPGADSRVTTHTETIRTIAQPNTGLINTCWLT
- a CDS encoding aminotransferase class V-fold PLP-dependent enzyme, translated to MTTLDQYLSGFGEEPGYLDYGRVGPISATVRAEISAQYETLARARFGTIERMRSEDERVRDAVGALTGFAPDQIVFQPNASSGLMHAAFGLTGGEVLLSLAEFPSVTYAAERASHALRVVTPVWLETDDGKVTPSRIRDQLTSSTAAVMVSLVDSRTGYLADIDGIRQVIGDRLLIVDAIQGFGVVDAPYEVADVVVSGGQKWTRAGWGTGFLALSERAIDHLTPVFSGWTGSGAEQPWDEVRDPVRGAAAFSISNPDPVAEARFAAALEEIVEVGVAAIADAVSDSVERVLDLADEFAVPVASSRDQAERAGIVVLEPQPEELTVLAASLFNHGVTASVRSTTVRISAHAGTGEETFDMLRAAFTSFASAT
- a CDS encoding AI-2E family transporter; the protein is MSDFERPGAPAPTPSAAETTPGRASARAWFPRRRRDLGEPVEPIDASLPRGVRLASAWSWRLLVIGAAIAVVVFLIVQLRLIVIPVLVAVLLAALLVPFKDFLTRHRWPAWLAIVTVLVTLLVIVGGLFYVAVWQVTRQSAELQQQSVAAFTGFREWLVTGPIGLTQEQLDQAFASLGQSIQQDSQVFISGALSVGSTVGHVLTGALLTLFSVLFILIDGKGIWAWIVRVFPRRARAAVDGAGRAGWVTLRNFAKVQVLVAFIDAVGIGLVAFFLGLPLVGPIAVLVFLGSFIPVVGAVVTGALAVIIALVFKGWVFALIMLAGVLAVQQLEGHVLQPLIMGTAVKVHPLAVVLSVAAGSLLAGIPGALFAVPFVAVLNVMVHYVSSGKWRTAPEQQWAPPPGAIWETVPRGVRRHPGDQHR